One Trichoderma atroviride chromosome 7, complete sequence DNA segment encodes these proteins:
- a CDS encoding uncharacterized protein (EggNog:ENOG41~SECRETED:SignalP(1-16)) — MVLALLIPVLASGVAAQHLTLPLVDYGAVVNAVNSNDPGYQICTAVADFVSGCVVQAGGATALSTANPLSLAECACCVGTTDVAPAYSSCADYLVSEAPQLTSQISAYGYFYSACGNSPQICVGNSGGNSGGNSGGNSGGGGSVTKESEPSSTAQSSHFQSPTLAASTSIPSPASSPSKIPQQTSATQGRSTASTTTSSPASAVTTYASACISMVDIFEQCTKNTPGFTNLVYSEQAYCYCCRSALGGEVTWTDEIDTYASTCRDWAATITTGDALTAYDVAKTFATFCDHFSDACDITTKGPSSNTNDNPFPPPDSTGSSGDSTAGGDGGQVTVTVTQPRPTTTSHNAAPTARAGLVAGALAIAGFAIMI; from the exons ATGGTTCTCGCTCTGCTGATACCGGTACTGGCAAGCGGCGTAGCTGCGCAACACTTGACTCTGCCATTGGTCGACTACGGCGCCGTTGTAAATGCCGTCAACTCCAACGATCCAGGCTACCAGATCTGTACAGCAGTCGCCGATTTCGTCTCAGGCTGCGTTGTTCAAGCTGGGGGCGCTACGGCGCTCTCCACGGCGAATCCCCTTTCTCTCGCTGAATGTGCTTGCTGCGTAGGGACAACTGATGTAGCTCCCGCTTACAGCAGCTGTGCCGATTATCTGGTGTCCGAGGCGCCTCAGCTGACTTCGCAAATCTCAG CCTATGGTTACTTCTACTCAGCCTGCGGAAACTCTCCACAGATCTGCGTCGGAAACTCTGGCGGAAACTCTGGCGGCAACTCTGGCGGCAACTCTGGCGGAGGCGGATCAGTTACAAAAGAATCAGAGCCATCATCCACCGCACAATCTTCACATTTCCAGTCTCCTACACTAGCTGCCTCGACGTCGATCCCTTCACCGGCCTCCTCGCCGAGCAAGATCCCGCAACAAACATCTGCTACACAAGGTAGATCGACCGCTTCGACGACAACGagttctccagcttctgccgTGACAACTTACGCGTCAGCGTGTATTTCAATGGTAGATATCTTTGAACAGTGTACGAAAAATACACCTGGCTTTACGAATTTGGTGTATAGTGAGCAGGCCTACTGCTATTG CTGCCGGAGTGCGCTGGGTGGAGAGGTTACATGGACTGATGAGATCGATACGTATGCTTCGACCTGCCGAGACTGGGCTGCCACTATTACCACGGGCGATGCTTTGACTGCTTACGATG TGGCCAAAACCTTTGCCACCTTCTGCGATCATTTTAGCGACGCATGCGATATCACGACAAAAGGGCCCTCTTCGAATACAAACGATAACCCTTTCCCTCCACCAGACTCAACGGGAAGTTCAGGGGATTCTACagctggaggagatggaggtcaGGTCACTGTGACTGTAACTCAGCCTCGTCCTACCACAACGTCACACAATGCTGCTCCAACTGCTCGTGCGGGCCTCGTTGCCGGTGCACTTGCAATAGCTGGCTTTGCCATTATGATTTGA
- a CDS encoding uncharacterized protein (EggNog:ENOG41), with protein sequence MHLDTTTFGGAKAYVEATTANVDPSGKVVLQLRETSAEAQVVARESKGLTEIYHDGKTKSYTRTAPKTTSQPSARVSDETRWNRVADEILDEPSRS encoded by the coding sequence ATGCATCTGGACACAACCACATTCGGTGGTGCCAAGGCATACGTCGAAGCCACGACCGCCAATGTTGATCCCAGTGGCAAAGTCGTCCTACAGCTCCGGGAGACGAGTGCTGAGGCGCAGGTCGTCGCCAGGGAGAGCAAAGGCTTGACAGAAATTTATCACGATGGTAAAACTAAGAGCTACACTCGTACTGCACCAAAAACTACTAGCCAACCTTCTGCGCGTGTTTCAGACGAGACTCGTTGGAACCGTGTCGCCGATGAGATTTTGGATGAGCCATCACGGtcatga
- a CDS encoding mitochondrial 37S ribosomal protein bS1m (EggNog:ENOG41), with protein sequence MGGRAVSPGGALLRTSRMFSIPKPLPEPPSTNLRIGDHKSATMTRPYPQHQSITSPLASREKGDWGLKRPFPLKSTLATSTPFIRVKQLDTVENVTNFASAADHSLSLEKFQELRVAMSVPHNTDKKADSSSRTELWHKSVFEEDMDVTDFKAGLGDDRRWKFQGPWLARMTEGKFIEYLDKKVRPKRAQFRALLKEKLADDITTSQNRAAKETGKEAPAKIEAKDISEEQFTDYLRSLRNDRVTLYALVSKFLDLAPLGQPVGIIQTFWSNRDSLASDSPYGKSGPPSEPPLRRYQLPANQLIHGKPSRLWSPGQAYTCIGSSGLPQGWTCPTQAGRWRLRR encoded by the coding sequence ATGGGGGGTCGCGCCGTATCGCCCGGAGGGGCCCTTTTGAGGACATCACGGATGTTCTCAATTCCCAAGCCCCTCCCCGAACCGCCCTCAACGAATCTCCGTATCGGAGATCACAAGTCTGCGACAATGACGAGACCATACCCGCAGCATCAGTCCATCACATCTCCCCTGGCATCGCGCGAAAAGGGCGACTGGGGACTTAAACGCCCATTTCCTCTCAAATCCACATTGGCCACATCAACGCCCTTTATCCGCGTCAAGCAGCTCGACACTGTTGAGAACGTCACAAActttgcctctgctgccgaCCACTCTCTGTCATTAGAGAAGTTCCAGGAGCTGCGAGTCGCCATGTCCGTGCCGCACAATACCGACAAGAAGGCCGATTCATCTTCACGGACGGAGCTGTGGCACAAGTCGGTCTTTGAGGAGGATATGGACGTTACAGATTTCAAGGCTGGGCTCGGGGACGATCGACGATGGAAGTTTCAGGGACCTTGGCTTGCTAGAATGACGGAGGGAAAGTTTATCGAATACCTGGACAAGAAAGTTCGCCCCAAGCGGGCGCAGTTCCGAGCATTGCTAAAGGAGAAACTCGCCGACGACATTACTACGAGTCAAAATAGGGCCGCAAAAGAAACCGGAAAAGAAGCACCCGCCAAGATTGAGGCGAAGGATATCTCCGAAGAGCAATTCACAGATTATTTGCGTTCATTGCGCAATGACCGAGTGACATTGTATGCGCTCGTCTCAAAGTTCCTCGACTTGGCGCCCCTGGGACAACCGGTCGGCATCATCCAAACTTTCTGGTCCAACCGCGACAGCCTTGCTTCTGACAGTCCGTACGGCAAATCTGGCCCCCCCTCCGAGCCACCCCTCCGCAGGTATCAGCTACCTGCGAACCAGCTCATTCATGGAAAACCATCCCGTCTATGGTCCCCAGGGCAAGCGTACACCTGCATTGGCTCGAGTGGTCTACCCCAAGGCTGGACCTGCCCCACCCAAGCTGGGCGTTGGAGGCTTCGTCGCTGA
- a CDS encoding 40S ribosomal protein eS17, translating to MGRVRTKTVKKSAKVIIERYYPRLTLDFETNKRICDEIAIIASKRLRNKIAGYTTHLMKRIQRGPVRGISFKLQEEERERKDQFVPEVSALDFSEAGQLDVDNETKDLLKHLGFDSIPVNVIPVSQAQAPERGQRRFGDRPRRD from the exons ATGGGTCGCGTTCGTACCAAGACTGTCAAGAAGTCCGCCAAGGTCATCATTGAGCGGTACTACCCCCGTCTCACTCTCGACTTCGAGACCAACAAGCGCATCTGCGATGAGATTGCCATCATTGCCTCCAAGCGCCTCCGCAACAAGATTGCCGGTTACACCACCCACCTGATGAAGCGTATTCAGCGTGGACCCGTCCGCGGTATCTCCTTCAAGCttcaggaggaggagcgtgAGCGCAAGGATCAGTTCGTTCCCGAGGTCTCTGCTCTGGACTTTTCCGAGGCTGGCCAGCTGGATGTCGACAACGAGACCAAGGACCTGCTCAAGCACCTTGGC TTCGACTCCATCCCCGTCAACGTCATCCCCGTCTCTCAGGCTCAGGCCCCTGAGCGTGGCCAGCGCCGCTTCGGTGACCGCCCTCGTCGCGACtaa